The following coding sequences lie in one Chthoniobacterales bacterium genomic window:
- the purU gene encoding formyltetrahydrofolate deformylase — protein sequence MSEEGLVFRMSCPDAVGLVARVTGLVAAHGLNLAEAHSYSDVASRWFFARLRIESIAGSGDMALLERDFTAFAAEVGAEWSLRRIGNPQRVVILASKETHCVTDLLWRRKFGELPAAVPLILSNHRVCEEIAAAEGVPFLHVPMTGANKEEAFHEIARQCEAARADVIVMARFMQILPAWFCEQFRGRVINIHHSFLPAFAGADPYRQAFERGVKLIGATCHYATAELDAGPIIDQEVVRVEHFHDLGNLRRLGRDCERLALARGVRYHVEDRVLMHGAKTIVFRD from the coding sequence ATGAGCGAGGAAGGACTGGTTTTCAGGATGAGCTGCCCGGATGCCGTCGGCCTGGTGGCGAGGGTGACTGGCCTCGTTGCCGCGCATGGGCTGAACCTCGCGGAGGCCCATAGTTACAGCGATGTCGCGAGTCGGTGGTTCTTTGCGCGCCTGCGGATCGAGTCCATCGCGGGCTCCGGCGATATGGCGCTGCTCGAGCGCGACTTTACCGCCTTCGCGGCGGAGGTGGGAGCCGAATGGTCGCTGCGGAGAATTGGAAACCCGCAACGCGTGGTGATCCTTGCGAGCAAGGAGACGCATTGCGTAACCGATCTCCTGTGGCGACGGAAATTCGGCGAATTGCCGGCGGCGGTGCCGCTCATCCTTTCCAATCATCGCGTGTGTGAGGAGATTGCGGCCGCGGAGGGCGTGCCGTTTCTCCATGTGCCGATGACCGGAGCAAACAAGGAGGAGGCCTTCCACGAGATCGCGCGGCAATGCGAGGCGGCGCGCGCGGATGTGATCGTGATGGCGCGCTTCATGCAGATTCTTCCGGCGTGGTTCTGCGAGCAGTTTCGTGGCCGCGTGATCAACATCCATCATTCGTTCCTGCCGGCCTTCGCGGGAGCGGATCCGTATCGGCAGGCCTTCGAACGGGGGGTAAAACTCATCGGCGCGACGTGCCATTACGCGACTGCCGAACTGGATGCCGGGCCGATCATCGACCAGGAGGTCGTGCGGGTGGAGCACTTCCACGACCTTGGGAATCTGCGCCGTCTCGGGCGCGACTGCGAGCGCCTCGCGCTGGCCCGCGGCGTGCGCTACCACGTCGAGGATCGCGTGCTGATGCACGGGGCGAAGACGATCGTGTTTCGGGACTGA
- a CDS encoding glycoside hydrolase family 9 protein, with amino-acid sequence PTPTPTPTPTPTPTPTPTPTPTPTPTPTPTPGSPNVTVVVGSVTVTFKVTNDWTSGFQGDVSIRNNGTTALNDWQLGFNLGRTISTIWNARLVSQSGGAAVIDASTIAWNKNIPAGGTVSFGFTAAPGVLTTPPSGFTFSATGSTNPTPTPTPTPTPVPTPTPTPSPTPVPTPTPTPTPTPTPTPTPTPTPTPGASPNYAEALQKSLFFYDAQRSGKLPANFRINWRGDSALTDGSDVGVDLSGGFYDAGDHGKFGLPMLSTMTLLAWGGLEYADGFTASGQRAQLLSTIRWGTDWILKAHPSANVFYGQVGKGDLDHAYWGPPETMTMVRPAYAVTAAKPGSELGGEGAAALAAASLLFRQDDPVYADTLLAHARQLFTFADTYRGTYTAAITDAASFYNSYSGYTDELVWGAAWLYRATGEVAYLQKAESLYAQYYTNASLRWTHNWDDKTYGASVLLAQLTRKAIYMTAVEHFLDYWSVGDNGAKIATTPGGLAWVSQWGSLRYAANTALLAFIYSDTVRDVGTRYHDFAKKQIDYALGVNPVSRSYVVGFGNNPPRNPHHRGAHGSWANTIESPTDNRHVLYGALVGGPASASDTDYVDDRSNYVTNEVALDYNAGFTGALARLVREKGGTPLANWPQPETPDDEFFVEASINQQGSGFTEIRALLNNRSAFPAAASEFLAFRYYVDLTEALAAGIQPSQIAVTSSYSQGGRVSPLQPYDVARKIYYVEADFTGTLITPGSSSTYRKEIQFRLSLPSGAPASAWNPANDYSYQGLAAGNATPAKTSRIPVFQQGERLGGTLP; translated from the coding sequence CCCACTCCCACTCCCACTCCCACTCCCACTCCCACTCCCACTCCCACTCCCACTCCCACTCCCACTCCCACTCCCACTCCCACTCCCACTCCGGGATCACCAAATGTCACAGTCGTGGTCGGCAGCGTCACCGTGACCTTCAAGGTCACCAACGACTGGACGAGCGGCTTTCAGGGAGACGTCTCCATCAGGAACAACGGCACGACCGCGCTGAACGACTGGCAGCTCGGCTTCAATCTGGGTCGCACGATCAGCACCATCTGGAATGCCCGTCTGGTCAGTCAGTCGGGCGGCGCTGCCGTGATCGACGCCTCGACGATCGCCTGGAACAAGAACATCCCCGCCGGCGGCACCGTGAGCTTCGGCTTCACCGCGGCCCCTGGCGTCCTCACCACGCCGCCCTCCGGATTCACATTCAGCGCAACCGGCTCGACGAACCCCACTCCAACGCCCACTCCAACGCCCACTCCCGTCCCCACGCCGACACCAACTCCTTCCCCGACACCCGTCCCAACGCCAACGCCAACGCCAACGCCAACGCCAACGCCAACGCCAACGCCAACGCCAACGCCAACGCCGGGCGCGTCGCCGAACTACGCAGAGGCACTCCAGAAATCGCTCTTCTTCTACGACGCCCAGCGCTCCGGAAAACTTCCCGCGAATTTCCGCATCAACTGGCGAGGGGACTCAGCACTCACCGATGGCTCCGATGTCGGCGTCGATCTTAGCGGCGGATTCTACGACGCCGGCGACCACGGAAAATTCGGCCTGCCCATGCTCAGCACGATGACGCTGCTCGCCTGGGGCGGCCTGGAATATGCCGACGGCTTCACGGCCTCGGGCCAGCGCGCCCAGCTCCTCAGCACGATTCGCTGGGGCACGGACTGGATTCTCAAGGCTCATCCCAGCGCGAATGTCTTCTACGGTCAGGTCGGCAAGGGTGACCTCGACCACGCCTATTGGGGTCCTCCCGAGACGATGACCATGGTCCGCCCCGCCTATGCGGTGACCGCGGCGAAACCCGGGAGCGAACTCGGCGGGGAAGGCGCGGCCGCGCTCGCCGCCGCGTCCCTGCTCTTCCGGCAGGACGACCCTGTCTATGCCGACACGCTTCTCGCGCACGCCCGGCAGCTCTTCACCTTCGCGGATACCTACCGCGGCACCTACACCGCGGCGATCACGGATGCCGCCAGCTTCTACAACTCCTACTCCGGCTACACCGACGAGCTCGTCTGGGGCGCCGCCTGGCTCTATCGCGCCACCGGCGAAGTCGCCTATCTCCAAAAAGCCGAGTCGCTCTACGCGCAGTATTACACGAATGCCTCGCTCCGCTGGACCCATAACTGGGACGACAAAACCTACGGCGCGAGCGTCCTCCTCGCCCAGCTCACGCGGAAGGCGATCTACATGACCGCCGTCGAGCACTTCCTCGACTACTGGAGCGTCGGCGACAACGGCGCGAAGATCGCCACCACGCCAGGCGGCCTCGCGTGGGTCAGCCAATGGGGCTCCCTGCGCTACGCGGCGAATACCGCCCTGCTGGCCTTCATCTACAGCGACACCGTGCGCGACGTCGGCACGCGCTATCACGACTTCGCAAAGAAGCAGATCGATTACGCGCTCGGCGTGAATCCGGTGAGCCGCAGTTACGTCGTCGGTTTCGGCAACAACCCGCCGCGAAATCCGCACCACCGCGGCGCGCATGGCTCGTGGGCGAACACCATCGAGAGCCCGACCGACAATCGCCACGTCCTCTACGGCGCGCTCGTCGGCGGCCCCGCCTCCGCCAGCGACACCGACTACGTGGACGACCGCAGCAACTACGTCACCAACGAGGTTGCCCTCGACTACAACGCCGGCTTCACCGGCGCGCTCGCCCGACTCGTCCGCGAAAAGGGCGGCACGCCGCTCGCGAACTGGCCGCAGCCCGAGACGCCCGATGACGAGTTCTTCGTCGAGGCCTCGATCAACCAGCAGGGCAGCGGCTTCACCGAGATTCGCGCGCTGTTGAACAACCGCTCCGCCTTCCCCGCGGCCGCCTCGGAATTCCTCGCGTTCCGCTACTACGTCGACCTCACCGAGGCGCTTGCCGCCGGCATCCAGCCCTCGCAGATCGCCGTAACCTCGAGCTATAGCCAGGGCGGAAGAGTCTCCCCGCTTCAGCCCTACGACGTGGCGCGGAAGATCTACTACGTCGAGGCGGACTTCACCGGCACGCTCATCACGCCCGGCAGCAGCTCCACGTATCGGAAGGAGATCCAGTTCCGCCTCAGCCTGCCGAGCGGCGCCCCCGCCTCGGCGTGGAATCCCGCAAACGACTACTCCTACCAGGGCCTCGCCGCCGGCAATGCGACTCCCGCGAAGACCAGCCGCATCCCGGTCTTCCAGCAAGGCGAGCGCCTCGGCGGCACCCTCCCCTGA